A genomic stretch from Terriglobus sp. RCC_193 includes:
- a CDS encoding carboxypeptidase regulatory-like domain-containing protein — translation MTFRNPLSRMTLGAGLLQPMCLAAPLALVATMTLTAGAQLAGKGAINGRIVDSTGAAIPDAMVTIKDNATNKLQSLKSSGSGEYSFSLDPGKYTISVAHEGFKSVTQENVNVNALQTFSVDVTLPTGETTETVTVVDTPPTLETSNATLGVTIEQEQYSALPLIQDGGGQRRATDFAALLPGVNSQTTNGNQTTNAGSVNGSGSRGAVSAIYINGVPITSVAGEGDPRFVWTSMAVDAIEQFQVQTVGYSAIYEGQGVQNYVVKRGTNNIHGAVYDYFRDTGLDTWGFQQTINPVTGRAQKPTEHQHEYGLFAGLPIIKDKLFVFGGYEGYRFSRQVPFQLETIPTARMRTGDFGEFVTTPASCGTAPTTQAVAGCIYDPDSTKLVTITVNGKATQAYQRTPFANNIIPTSRLSPVAQRMQSYLPTPTNGNVNNNYLVNYKTGLNNWTTTNRFDWTINQKQAASVVLAWGRQATTAPAAVTVSSTSNGMPPPYISSQQFAPKTKVFLFEHTYAITPHITNQLKYGYGRYDGPGYNQDMGGNYGAAANGIQGLPAGQAQDSFPTVTFSGNTNINRWAGYSSNRPVANGYVLLDNLQWVKGSHTFTFGYQIAWMQYNFLNNATGVNPLQLAFTNSLTAGYSNNTTALSTSGQGYASFMLGAANSGGFTLSSVPETGGRFRPQSPYFQDNWKVTSKLTLDYGLRWDYFPTYREVKNRFAYFDPNATNPLTGSKGALAFGGYGSGLCNCNSPVHDSMKNFGPRVGFAYQADPKTVFRGSFSVIYTHGNANGGSATSRQGSGLQGYSVSPSTTVVQPTASQTGTQYWKIDNPYPTYTLPPTLDPGLGTSYTTATTASSQTPTYADPYYGGRAPQFLNWNFGLQREISPSTTLTISYVGSQGHFLQPDSLNGRGIASNQLDPKYLGLGTQLANNATAANLAAAGVTVPYASFGGSQNPTIAQALKPFAQYGSISDAYGFVGNTRFHALQLYMTKRLTHGLTFMTNYQWAKSIDNNATFRSGYDIPAAYAADGKFHAARSLDKSLSLGDQRHKFVVTGAYNLPFGTGVLGGGNAFTRTAFGGFKLSGIFTAFSGAPLSIVMNSCNTNPSQNVCYPFLNPNYSGNGKIQGSTRPKTSADLGTTQYLDSSAFLSTANTPNYMFSTTARSAPLSGLFQPGNYNLDMSLRRAIDIPTGGLHEGTKLVLEADYFNVTNHTRFVYSQANAVINTFGTSSYGTKVRDTTVPYIRALQLAARIEF, via the coding sequence ATGACGTTTCGTAACCCACTTTCCCGCATGACGCTCGGTGCAGGTCTTCTGCAACCGATGTGCCTTGCGGCGCCGCTCGCCCTGGTGGCCACGATGACTCTTACGGCGGGCGCGCAGCTTGCCGGCAAGGGTGCCATTAATGGCCGCATCGTGGACAGCACCGGTGCCGCCATTCCCGATGCGATGGTGACTATCAAGGACAACGCGACAAATAAGCTGCAGAGTCTGAAGTCCAGCGGTTCGGGTGAGTACAGCTTCTCCCTTGATCCGGGGAAGTACACCATCTCGGTGGCGCACGAAGGATTCAAATCTGTCACGCAGGAGAACGTGAATGTTAACGCGTTGCAGACGTTCTCTGTGGACGTGACGCTGCCCACCGGCGAGACAACGGAGACGGTCACGGTCGTTGACACACCGCCGACCCTCGAGACCTCGAACGCCACCCTGGGCGTCACCATCGAGCAGGAACAGTACTCGGCACTACCGCTGATTCAGGATGGTGGTGGTCAGCGCCGCGCGACAGACTTCGCCGCTCTGCTGCCGGGTGTGAATTCGCAGACGACGAACGGCAACCAGACGACGAACGCTGGATCGGTCAACGGCTCGGGTAGCCGTGGCGCGGTATCGGCGATCTACATCAACGGTGTGCCGATCACCTCCGTCGCCGGTGAAGGCGATCCGCGTTTTGTGTGGACGTCGATGGCGGTAGACGCGATTGAGCAGTTCCAGGTGCAGACCGTAGGTTACTCGGCAATCTACGAAGGTCAGGGCGTCCAGAACTACGTGGTGAAGCGTGGTACCAACAACATACACGGCGCCGTGTACGACTACTTCCGTGACACCGGCCTGGATACATGGGGCTTCCAGCAAACGATCAATCCGGTGACGGGCCGCGCACAGAAACCGACCGAACACCAGCATGAATATGGCTTGTTCGCAGGCCTGCCCATTATCAAAGACAAGCTGTTTGTCTTTGGTGGTTACGAAGGCTACCGTTTCTCACGCCAGGTACCGTTCCAGCTTGAGACGATTCCCACCGCTCGCATGCGTACGGGTGATTTTGGCGAGTTCGTTACGACTCCCGCTAGCTGCGGTACCGCCCCCACCACGCAGGCGGTTGCGGGTTGCATCTACGATCCGGACAGCACAAAGCTGGTGACGATCACAGTAAATGGCAAAGCAACGCAGGCTTATCAGCGTACGCCGTTCGCGAACAACATCATTCCGACTTCGCGCCTCTCTCCGGTGGCGCAGCGCATGCAGTCCTATCTGCCCACGCCGACGAACGGCAATGTGAACAACAACTACCTGGTCAACTACAAGACTGGCCTGAACAACTGGACCACCACGAATCGCTTCGACTGGACAATCAATCAGAAGCAGGCGGCATCTGTGGTGCTGGCGTGGGGTCGCCAGGCAACGACGGCTCCTGCGGCTGTGACCGTCTCCTCCACGTCAAACGGCATGCCGCCTCCGTATATCTCTTCGCAGCAGTTTGCGCCGAAGACGAAGGTGTTCCTGTTTGAGCACACCTACGCCATCACACCGCACATCACGAACCAGTTGAAGTACGGTTATGGCCGATATGACGGCCCCGGCTACAACCAGGATATGGGCGGGAACTATGGCGCTGCAGCAAACGGCATCCAGGGCCTGCCCGCGGGCCAGGCGCAGGACTCGTTCCCGACGGTTACGTTCAGCGGCAACACCAATATCAATCGTTGGGCTGGTTATTCCAGCAACCGTCCCGTTGCCAACGGTTATGTACTGCTGGACAACCTGCAGTGGGTGAAAGGCAGCCACACCTTTACCTTCGGTTATCAGATTGCCTGGATGCAGTACAACTTCCTGAACAACGCAACGGGAGTCAATCCACTTCAGCTGGCATTTACGAATTCGTTGACTGCGGGGTACAGCAACAATACGACCGCCCTATCGACTTCGGGTCAGGGCTACGCCAGCTTTATGCTGGGCGCGGCGAACTCCGGTGGCTTCACGCTCTCCTCGGTACCCGAGACGGGTGGCCGTTTTCGTCCGCAGTCGCCGTATTTCCAGGACAACTGGAAGGTCACTTCAAAGCTGACACTCGACTACGGCCTGCGCTGGGATTACTTCCCAACGTATCGCGAAGTGAAGAACCGCTTCGCTTATTTCGACCCGAATGCGACGAATCCACTGACGGGATCGAAGGGCGCACTTGCCTTTGGTGGTTACGGTAGCGGACTCTGCAATTGCAATAGCCCCGTGCATGACTCCATGAAAAACTTCGGACCGCGTGTTGGGTTTGCCTACCAGGCTGACCCGAAGACAGTGTTCCGCGGAAGCTTCAGCGTGATCTACACCCACGGCAACGCAAACGGTGGCTCAGCGACCAGCCGCCAGGGATCCGGCCTGCAGGGCTACAGCGTGAGCCCCAGCACAACGGTGGTTCAACCCACGGCCAGCCAGACGGGAACCCAGTACTGGAAGATTGATAACCCATATCCGACCTATACCTTGCCCCCGACGCTCGATCCAGGTCTGGGCACCTCGTACACAACGGCAACCACCGCTTCTTCGCAGACACCCACGTACGCCGACCCGTATTACGGTGGACGTGCACCGCAGTTCCTGAACTGGAACTTTGGCCTGCAGCGGGAGATCAGCCCGAGCACCACGCTGACCATCAGCTATGTTGGATCGCAGGGGCATTTCCTGCAGCCAGACAGCTTGAACGGTCGCGGCATTGCCAGCAACCAGCTTGATCCCAAGTACCTGGGGCTGGGCACACAGTTGGCGAATAATGCCACTGCAGCGAATCTGGCGGCAGCAGGTGTCACGGTGCCGTATGCCAGCTTTGGTGGATCGCAGAATCCCACCATTGCTCAAGCGCTGAAGCCCTTTGCGCAGTATGGCAGCATCAGCGACGCGTACGGCTTCGTCGGTAATACCCGCTTCCACGCTCTGCAGTTGTACATGACGAAGCGCCTGACACATGGCCTCACCTTCATGACGAACTATCAGTGGGCGAAGTCAATCGACAATAATGCAACGTTCCGTTCTGGCTACGATATTCCTGCGGCCTACGCGGCGGATGGAAAGTTCCACGCAGCGCGTTCGTTGGACAAGAGCCTGTCGCTGGGTGATCAGCGCCACAAGTTCGTCGTAACTGGGGCTTACAATCTGCCCTTTGGTACTGGCGTATTGGGTGGCGGTAATGCATTCACGCGTACGGCTTTTGGCGGTTTCAAACTGTCGGGCATCTTCACGGCGTTCTCCGGCGCACCACTGTCCATCGTCATGAACTCGTGCAACACGAACCCATCGCAGAACGTGTGCTATCCATTCCTGAACCCGAACTATTCGGGTAACGGAAAGATCCAAGGCAGCACACGTCCGAAGACCTCGGCCGACCTGGGAACCACGCAATATCTGGATTCCAGCGCTTTCCTGAGCACCGCCAACACACCGAACTACATGTTCAGCACGACGGCCCGTTCAGCCCCACTCTCGGGACTGTTCCAGCCGGGCAACTACAACCTGGACATGAGCCTTCGCCGGGCGATCGATATCCCGACCGGTGGGCTGCA
- a CDS encoding pectinesterase family protein — protein sequence MHRALLTLLVAFTCVMTFHAQALKRVTVAREGKSDFHTVQEAIDHAPADGEEIRIAPGMYREKIHIRTQNIHLIGTGKQPQDVVLSWNDSAKSAGGTGKSGSVSVDADGFMAENLTIENTWELEHTRTEEGSQAVALLMSSDRAVLDNVRLIAAQDTLYANSRTCHENLPKDGSPPPPGRAACQASRQYFRNCYIEGHVDFIFGDAKAVFDHCELHARHNSNVMFTAQSRQFPAEDSGYYFLHCRITGDSQTDDKLVLGRPWRTYSTVLFYDTEIKPTLAADGWSEWGGKLKTSTYREYLSHGPGVNGGHRIVSYPPLSAEEEKRLTPEALLSDGDGWKPVKAADALRHRR from the coding sequence GTGCATCGAGCCCTTCTTACGTTGCTTGTTGCGTTTACTTGTGTGATGACCTTCCATGCGCAGGCATTGAAGCGTGTCACTGTGGCGCGGGAAGGGAAGTCTGACTTCCACACCGTGCAGGAGGCTATTGACCATGCGCCTGCCGACGGCGAAGAAATTCGCATTGCACCGGGAATGTATCGCGAGAAGATTCACATCAGGACACAGAACATTCATCTGATTGGCACAGGGAAACAGCCGCAGGATGTGGTGTTGAGTTGGAACGATTCCGCGAAGAGCGCTGGCGGTACCGGCAAGAGCGGCAGCGTCAGTGTCGATGCTGATGGATTCATGGCGGAGAACCTGACCATCGAGAACACCTGGGAGCTGGAGCACACGCGCACCGAAGAAGGTTCGCAGGCGGTGGCGCTGCTGATGAGCAGTGACCGCGCGGTGCTGGACAATGTGCGCCTGATTGCGGCGCAGGACACGCTGTATGCCAACAGCCGTACCTGTCATGAGAATCTTCCGAAGGATGGAAGCCCTCCGCCACCGGGGCGCGCCGCATGCCAGGCATCCAGGCAGTACTTCCGCAACTGCTATATCGAAGGCCATGTCGACTTCATCTTTGGTGACGCCAAGGCTGTCTTCGATCACTGTGAACTGCACGCCAGGCATAACAGCAACGTAATGTTCACGGCGCAGAGCCGCCAGTTTCCGGCAGAGGATTCGGGTTATTACTTCCTGCATTGCCGCATCACAGGAGATTCGCAGACCGATGACAAGCTGGTGCTGGGAAGGCCGTGGCGCACGTATTCGACGGTGTTGTTTTATGACACGGAAATCAAACCCACGCTGGCCGCCGATGGATGGTCGGAGTGGGGTGGCAAGTTGAAGACCAGCACCTATCGCGAATACCTGTCTCACGGGCCCGGCGTAAACGGTGGTCACCGGATTGTGTCTTATCCTCCGTTATCGGCTGAAGAGGAAAAGCGGCTCACTCCGGAAGCTCTACTGTCTGATGGTGACGGATGGAAGCCAGTGAAAGCAGCCGATGCGCTGCGGCATCGCCGATAG
- a CDS encoding GDSL-type esterase/lipase family protein: MSWHRLSLSVALLVASTMGASGQNAYSVNNPAQRKAGTSVRVDLIGDSTQTDNAGYGRGFCANLTPQIDCMNMAKGGASTKTYRELGLWDRALATKPDYMLIQFGHNDMESAEHNDRQVPISVYEQNLRNFVTEARSHGIKPVLVTPLTRRYFQTDGKIHSDLLGHAAVMKRVAADMHVPVIDLQSESIAYLDGIGEAAGNKLGITKKDGQGKTIPDKTHLNWQGSYVFGRMVAVDLGNAVLALKKFVLPQAATLPTEGQLAMRVLQQEPFKIVLTGDSTVATEGGWGPGFCATLTPNVSCVDVAMNGRSTTSYLDEGLWQKALDEKGNYYFIQFGHNDQKPDPKRHADANGLYAENLKRFIHDVRAQGGVPILVTPLSRRNYKDGVLVKDGLEEYAASVRKVAAEEKVSVVDLFSVSQKYLSGITQEQADSFDMSGHPDEKAENVNAAKPDRTHLNDRGKALFGRMVADNVIRIQVELGPNVNGVPDSAPTVLQTAPTDGH, translated from the coding sequence ATGTCGTGGCATAGACTTTCACTCTCCGTAGCCCTTCTGGTTGCCAGCACGATGGGTGCGTCCGGGCAGAATGCGTATAGCGTCAACAATCCCGCGCAGCGTAAGGCCGGTACTTCTGTTCGTGTCGACCTCATCGGCGACTCTACGCAAACAGACAATGCGGGATATGGCCGAGGATTCTGCGCGAACCTGACGCCACAGATCGACTGCATGAACATGGCAAAGGGCGGAGCCAGTACCAAGACGTATCGCGAGCTTGGATTGTGGGATCGTGCTCTCGCCACGAAGCCGGATTACATGTTGATTCAATTCGGTCATAACGATATGGAATCGGCCGAGCATAACGATCGACAGGTTCCGATCAGTGTTTACGAACAGAACTTACGCAACTTTGTGACTGAGGCGCGAAGCCACGGCATCAAGCCGGTGCTGGTAACACCTTTGACGCGTCGCTATTTTCAGACGGATGGAAAGATCCATAGCGACCTGCTGGGACACGCCGCGGTGATGAAGCGCGTCGCCGCCGACATGCATGTGCCGGTGATTGATCTGCAGAGCGAAAGCATCGCGTATCTGGATGGCATTGGCGAGGCCGCTGGCAACAAGCTGGGGATAACGAAAAAAGACGGGCAGGGAAAGACGATTCCTGACAAGACGCACCTGAACTGGCAGGGAAGCTATGTCTTCGGTCGCATGGTTGCAGTGGATCTCGGTAATGCTGTACTTGCGCTGAAAAAGTTTGTTCTTCCGCAGGCTGCAACTCTGCCCACGGAAGGACAGCTTGCCATGCGTGTTCTTCAGCAGGAGCCCTTCAAGATTGTTCTAACGGGTGATTCCACAGTTGCCACAGAGGGTGGATGGGGGCCGGGTTTCTGCGCCACGTTGACCCCGAATGTCTCGTGTGTGGATGTGGCCATGAATGGCCGTAGCACGACGAGTTACCTTGACGAAGGTTTGTGGCAAAAGGCGCTGGATGAAAAAGGGAATTATTACTTCATCCAGTTTGGTCATAACGATCAGAAGCCGGACCCGAAACGTCATGCCGATGCGAATGGACTCTATGCCGAGAATCTGAAGCGTTTCATCCACGATGTTCGCGCTCAAGGTGGTGTTCCCATTCTTGTGACACCGTTGTCTCGCCGCAATTACAAGGATGGCGTTCTGGTGAAGGATGGCCTGGAAGAGTATGCGGCTTCCGTTCGGAAAGTGGCGGCTGAGGAGAAGGTGTCTGTTGTTGATTTGTTCAGCGTGTCGCAGAAGTATCTCAGCGGTATAACGCAGGAACAGGCTGACTCCTTTGACATGAGTGGGCACCCCGACGAGAAGGCAGAAAACGTCAATGCGGCAAAGCCCGATCGCACGCACCTGAATGACAGAGGCAAAGCTCTCTTCGGTCGCATGGTTGCGGACAATGTAATTCGCATTCAGGTGGAACTAGGGCCAAATGTCAATGGAGTTCCAGACAGCGCACCGACCGTATTGCAGACTGCTCCTACCGACGGTCACTAA
- a CDS encoding glycoside hydrolase family 28 protein, with the protein MKRYAPAVALLFGSPLLLHAQDTRHVTEPVIPPACTVLKAQLHATNNALREEDEKKLDSARIQKAMDLCGEGKAVVLKVDGTSNAFLSGPLQLRSGVTLLIEKGVTLYASRDPRLFDATPDTCGITGPQAKNCLALINVRDVKNAAVMGDGVIDGRGDKQILGKPFTWWQQSRATEPTNTKYSAPRLIVANHADGLILYRIRLHNSPNFHVTVNNTNGFTTWGVHLLTPTVRGTDARNTDGIDPGSSENVTVAKSWIDNGDDNIAIKASVHHMSVLDNHFYSGHGMSMGSEARDESDIYVDTLTLDHTTSGIRIKSNVQRGGMVRGVTYRNVCMRNVAMPISISPFYTGQTTDGIEDTGLKGEMTPDYKGIHIEDVLSITPGIVQVAGLNKDHISEVTLNGVEVRGIQPAQMRARFAAFTYGPKGANMSFSGEGVTSNPATPPIVKPTFSCDGKFVPYED; encoded by the coding sequence TTGAAACGCTACGCACCCGCAGTTGCTCTTTTGTTTGGTTCGCCACTCCTCCTCCACGCACAGGACACGCGGCATGTCACCGAACCCGTGATCCCTCCTGCATGCACGGTGCTGAAGGCGCAGCTTCATGCAACGAATAATGCGCTGCGTGAAGAAGACGAGAAGAAACTCGATTCTGCTCGCATTCAGAAGGCAATGGACCTCTGCGGCGAAGGAAAGGCCGTGGTGCTCAAGGTGGATGGGACTTCGAACGCGTTCCTCAGTGGGCCGCTGCAACTGCGTAGCGGCGTCACGCTGTTGATTGAAAAAGGCGTGACACTGTATGCTTCACGCGATCCTCGGCTGTTTGATGCAACGCCAGATACCTGCGGTATCACTGGGCCGCAGGCAAAGAACTGCCTTGCGCTGATCAACGTGCGCGACGTGAAGAACGCGGCCGTGATGGGCGATGGCGTAATTGATGGACGCGGCGACAAGCAGATCCTCGGCAAGCCGTTTACCTGGTGGCAGCAATCACGCGCGACGGAGCCAACGAACACGAAATACTCTGCCCCGCGATTGATCGTTGCGAACCATGCCGATGGATTGATCCTGTATCGCATCCGCCTGCATAACTCGCCGAACTTTCACGTGACGGTGAACAACACGAACGGTTTTACCACATGGGGTGTGCATCTGCTGACGCCCACGGTGCGCGGCACGGATGCGCGCAATACTGACGGTATTGATCCCGGTTCGTCGGAGAATGTAACCGTTGCAAAGAGTTGGATTGATAACGGTGATGACAACATCGCCATCAAGGCGAGCGTTCACCACATGAGCGTATTGGACAACCATTTCTATAGTGGTCATGGCATGTCCATGGGGTCCGAGGCACGCGATGAATCGGACATCTACGTGGACACGCTGACGCTGGACCACACCACCAGCGGCATTCGCATCAAGAGCAATGTGCAACGTGGTGGTATGGTGCGCGGTGTGACGTATCGCAACGTGTGCATGCGCAATGTGGCCATGCCGATTTCCATTTCGCCGTTTTACACCGGACAGACAACCGACGGCATTGAGGACACGGGCTTGAAGGGCGAGATGACCCCGGATTACAAGGGCATTCATATCGAAGATGTACTGAGCATTACGCCGGGTATTGTGCAGGTGGCCGGGTTGAACAAAGACCACATCAGCGAAGTCACATTGAACGGAGTGGAAGTGCGCGGCATTCAACCTGCGCAGATGCGTGCTCGATTTGCTGCGTTTACCTATGGGCCGAAGGGCGCGAACATGAGCTTCTCGGGCGAGGGCGTAACGAGCAATCCTGCAACCCCACCCATCGTGAAGCCCACTTTCTCTTGCGATGGCAAGTTTGTTCCTTATGAGGATTAA
- a CDS encoding VOC family protein, with amino-acid sequence MKKCVARLALLSAMVLPVLHAQVESPSAAQKPAIVGIAHVAIRVADLQASRAFYEKLGFAQPFEITRDGKVTEAFIKLNDRQYLELYPADAGQVAAFLHVCFEAVNLRGLYPIYTANGIVAPPVRKAGAGNMLMAWKGPEGQTEEITEYLPGSKHSNDFGQHLGADRIATHLAAAVVPMKDSTAAAAYFTQKMNFLDGGVREGAHVTSPAGQRGGEFAFLPMSSPEKLVLVFTGVKAKETLRKLKERGVSATVQKHRVLVRDPDGNLLVFTSR; translated from the coding sequence ATGAAAAAGTGTGTTGCTCGTTTGGCCCTTCTATCTGCGATGGTGCTGCCTGTATTGCATGCGCAAGTGGAGTCGCCCAGTGCGGCGCAAAAGCCCGCGATTGTCGGCATTGCGCATGTGGCGATTCGGGTGGCGGACTTGCAGGCATCCCGTGCGTTTTACGAGAAGCTCGGCTTCGCCCAACCGTTTGAAATTACCAGGGACGGGAAGGTCACCGAGGCGTTCATCAAGCTGAATGACCGCCAGTACCTCGAGCTGTATCCCGCCGACGCGGGACAGGTAGCAGCGTTTCTACATGTGTGTTTTGAGGCGGTTAATTTGCGGGGTTTGTATCCCATTTACACGGCGAATGGTATCGTTGCGCCACCCGTTCGCAAGGCCGGGGCGGGAAACATGCTGATGGCGTGGAAGGGGCCAGAAGGGCAGACCGAAGAGATTACGGAATATCTTCCCGGTTCGAAGCACAGCAACGATTTCGGACAGCATCTGGGGGCGGACCGCATCGCAACGCATCTTGCTGCGGCGGTGGTTCCCATGAAGGATTCGACGGCGGCTGCGGCGTATTTCACCCAGAAGATGAATTTCTTAGATGGCGGCGTGCGTGAGGGTGCGCATGTAACGTCTCCTGCGGGCCAAAGGGGCGGCGAGTTCGCCTTTCTGCCGATGAGTTCGCCGGAAAAACTTGTGCTGGTCTTTACCGGTGTAAAAGCGAAAGAAACGTTGCGAAAACTGAAAGAACGTGGGGTTTCGGCCACAGTGCAGAAGCATCGCGTACTGGTTCGTGATCCCGATGGCAACCTGCTGGTGTTCACTTCGCGATAG
- the kduD gene encoding 2-dehydro-3-deoxy-D-gluconate 5-dehydrogenase KduD has product MSTTVSSLDLFRLDGKVALVTGAASGLGAAIATGLAQAGASVAVHGNRRPADETATAIGESAAAFQADLSETDGARTLFDQVKAKFGRVDILINNAGMIHRNEAENVLLEDWQQVLQVNLTSVFQLSQLVGRDMIGRGAPGKIVNIASLLSFQGGIRVPAYAASKGGLAQLTKALANEWAVKQIQVNAIAPGYFATTNTEALQADETRNRQILERIPAGRWGQPTDLVGATLFLSSSASDYVTGTVLTVDGGWMAR; this is encoded by the coding sequence ATGTCGACTACCGTTTCTTCGCTCGATCTATTTCGTCTGGATGGAAAGGTGGCGCTGGTAACCGGCGCTGCCAGCGGCCTCGGTGCCGCCATCGCCACGGGTCTGGCCCAGGCTGGTGCATCCGTCGCGGTGCATGGAAACCGCCGTCCAGCGGATGAAACCGCTACTGCAATCGGCGAGTCTGCCGCGGCGTTCCAGGCGGATTTATCGGAAACAGACGGCGCGCGCACGCTCTTCGACCAGGTGAAGGCAAAGTTCGGCCGCGTTGACATCCTCATCAATAACGCTGGGATGATTCACCGCAATGAAGCGGAGAATGTGTTGCTGGAAGACTGGCAGCAAGTTTTGCAAGTGAACCTGACGAGTGTTTTCCAGCTTTCGCAGCTAGTGGGACGCGACATGATTGGCCGTGGCGCACCGGGCAAGATTGTGAACATCGCATCGCTACTGAGTTTTCAGGGCGGCATCCGAGTGCCTGCTTACGCGGCGTCGAAGGGCGGTCTGGCGCAGCTGACGAAGGCGCTGGCGAATGAGTGGGCCGTGAAGCAGATTCAGGTAAATGCGATTGCCCCGGGCTATTTTGCAACGACCAATACGGAGGCATTGCAGGCCGACGAAACGCGTAATCGGCAAATCCTGGAGAGGATTCCGGCAGGCCGGTGGGGCCAGCCTACGGATCTGGTGGGAGCGACTCTCTTTCTGTCGTCTTCGGCCAGCGATTACGTAACCGGAACCGTCCTGACTGTGGACGGGGGATGGATGGCGCGATGA
- a CDS encoding cupin domain-containing protein, translated as MTALALPLMETQAQAIPHPEPFQVFSDEKLETSRKNLNATPGNDNLFKGSAGLALTMTVEEKKAAAEFEWHEGRDHIFQVLEGSTVYELGGTPKNGRNVKPGEWLAPAADGASRVELKKGDVLVIPRGTLHKRTTTGKVAFYLISSEGISR; from the coding sequence ATGACTGCATTGGCCCTTCCACTCATGGAGACACAAGCGCAGGCGATCCCACATCCTGAGCCCTTTCAGGTGTTCTCTGATGAAAAGCTAGAGACCTCCAGAAAGAACCTGAATGCGACTCCGGGCAACGACAATCTGTTCAAAGGATCCGCCGGATTGGCACTGACGATGACTGTGGAAGAGAAAAAGGCTGCAGCGGAATTTGAGTGGCACGAAGGCCGCGACCACATCTTCCAGGTTTTGGAAGGCTCCACGGTCTACGAACTGGGTGGCACTCCGAAAAACGGTCGCAATGTGAAGCCCGGAGAATGGCTTGCGCCAGCGGCGGACGGTGCCAGCCGCGTAGAGCTGAAAAAGGGAGATGTGCTGGTGATTCCTCGCGGCACGCTGCACAAGCGCACCACCACAGGCAAGGTGGCCTTCTATCTGATCTCGTCCGAAGGAATTAGTCGCTAA
- the kduI gene encoding 5-dehydro-4-deoxy-D-glucuronate isomerase — translation MSDPVRFPRMTTAELRETFLLESLFTAGAIDLVYVDLDRTVIGSAVPTDAPLHLETQPELRAEFFCERRELGILNVGGAGSITVDGERFPMEKLSCLYVGRGSKAVTFESENSETPAAFYLLSYPAHADYPTKCVVFKDLQGLQLGTVETCNRRTIYKAIYRDGIRSCQLVMGFTLLDAGSNLNTMPPHTHMRRSEVYMYFDVDPAHRVFHLMGPPQETRHLVVANREIAVSPGWSIHAGAGTSAYGFCWGMGGENQAYDDMDGVSIADLK, via the coding sequence ATGTCCGATCCCGTGCGTTTTCCCCGCATGACCACTGCAGAATTGCGCGAGACCTTCCTGCTGGAAAGCCTCTTCACCGCAGGCGCCATCGATCTGGTCTACGTTGATCTGGACCGCACCGTCATTGGCTCTGCCGTTCCAACAGACGCCCCTCTCCATCTGGAAACACAGCCAGAACTGCGCGCAGAGTTCTTTTGTGAGCGTCGCGAACTTGGCATATTGAATGTTGGCGGCGCCGGCTCCATCACGGTAGACGGCGAGCGTTTCCCCATGGAGAAACTAAGCTGCCTCTATGTGGGGCGCGGTAGCAAGGCTGTCACTTTCGAAAGCGAAAACTCAGAAACTCCCGCAGCGTTTTATCTACTCAGCTATCCCGCGCACGCGGACTATCCCACAAAGTGCGTTGTGTTCAAAGACCTGCAGGGATTGCAGCTTGGCACCGTGGAAACATGCAACAGGCGCACCATCTACAAGGCTATTTATCGCGATGGTATTCGTTCCTGCCAGCTTGTGATGGGCTTCACATTGCTCGATGCAGGATCAAACCTGAACACTATGCCGCCACACACGCACATGCGCCGCTCTGAGGTGTACATGTACTTCGATGTCGATCCAGCCCACCGCGTGTTTCACCTGATGGGACCTCCGCAGGAGACACGACACCTCGTCGTTGCCAATCGCGAAATCGCTGTCTCACCGGGATGGAGTATTCATGCGGGCGCAGGAACCAGCGCATACGGTTTCTGCTGGGGCATGGGTGGAGAGAATCAAGCGTACGATGACATGGATGGCGTCAGCATTGCCGATCTGAAGTAA